Proteins encoded by one window of Pseudonocardia alni:
- a CDS encoding ABC-F family ATP-binding cassette domain-containing protein has protein sequence MSSTEQVHAVTARGLVRSHATRAGRPPVLDGVDLVAAPGTRVGLIGENGSGKSTLLRLLAGLDTPDGGTLTVPADRVYLPQEPDLGDGGTVGDLLDAALRPLHDAVAELERLAAGLADGTGAAAYDRVLAWAIAHDAWDADRRAEVTAGTLGVADLERDRPVATLSGGERTRLAMAAALVRRPAVLLLDEPTNHLDDAALELLERSLVELPGVVVAASHDRTFLDRVCTELLDLDAGELGTDGYGGRRYGGSFTECLDAAAASRRRWEERFAAEQEEIAALRDKARAGLSTIAPGRGPRDNDKFIHAFKGAGVERTRARRVHDAQRRLEAAEREAVRRPPRPLEFAGHLTGDAAAGGLAVCVRDLRVDGRLRLSLLDLAVGEKLLVTGPNGAGKSTLLAVLHSDLLPDAGTVDVRARRVGLLAQDPDVGPPDRSAATAYADAVGAERAETVPLRELGLLHPREHGTAVGELSLGQRRRLALAVAVADAPDLLLLDEPTNHVSLRLAGELESALGTAPGTVVVTSHDRWLRRRWEGPHLAVGG, from the coding sequence ATGTCATCGACCGAGCAGGTCCACGCCGTCACCGCCCGCGGGCTGGTCCGTTCCCACGCCACCCGCGCCGGCCGTCCGCCGGTGCTCGACGGCGTCGACCTCGTCGCCGCGCCGGGCACCCGGGTCGGCCTGATCGGGGAGAACGGCTCGGGCAAGTCCACACTGCTGCGGCTGCTCGCCGGCCTCGACACCCCGGACGGCGGGACGCTCACGGTTCCCGCGGACCGGGTGTACCTGCCGCAGGAACCCGACCTGGGCGACGGAGGGACCGTGGGCGACCTGCTCGACGCGGCGCTGCGCCCGCTGCACGACGCCGTCGCCGAGCTGGAGCGCCTGGCCGCCGGTCTGGCCGACGGCACCGGTGCCGCCGCCTACGACCGGGTGCTGGCCTGGGCGATCGCCCACGACGCGTGGGACGCGGACCGGCGCGCCGAGGTCACCGCGGGCACGCTCGGTGTCGCCGATCTGGAGCGGGACCGGCCGGTCGCTACCCTGTCCGGGGGCGAGCGCACCCGGCTCGCGATGGCCGCCGCCCTGGTCCGCCGCCCCGCGGTGCTGCTGCTCGACGAACCCACCAACCACCTCGACGATGCCGCCCTGGAGCTGCTGGAACGCTCGCTGGTGGAGCTGCCCGGCGTCGTCGTCGCGGCGAGCCACGACCGCACCTTCCTCGACCGGGTCTGCACCGAGCTGCTCGACCTCGATGCCGGCGAGCTCGGCACCGACGGGTACGGCGGGCGCCGGTACGGAGGTTCGTTCACCGAGTGCCTCGACGCCGCCGCGGCGAGCCGCCGCCGCTGGGAGGAGCGCTTCGCCGCGGAGCAGGAGGAGATCGCCGCGCTGCGGGACAAGGCGCGGGCCGGACTGTCGACGATCGCCCCCGGGCGCGGCCCGCGCGACAACGACAAGTTCATCCACGCCTTCAAGGGGGCGGGCGTCGAACGCACCCGGGCCCGCCGGGTCCACGACGCGCAGCGCCGCCTGGAGGCCGCCGAGCGCGAGGCGGTCCGCAGGCCGCCCCGGCCGCTGGAGTTCGCCGGGCACCTCACCGGCGACGCCGCGGCCGGCGGGCTCGCCGTGTGCGTGCGGGACCTGCGGGTCGACGGACGGCTACGGCTCAGCCTGCTCGACCTGGCCGTGGGGGAGAAGCTGCTGGTCACCGGCCCGAACGGGGCCGGGAAGTCGACCCTGCTGGCGGTCCTGCACTCCGACCTCCTACCGGACGCGGGCACCGTGGACGTGCGGGCGCGCCGGGTCGGGCTGCTGGCCCAGGACCCCGACGTCGGCCCGCCCGACCGCAGCGCCGCGACCGCCTACGCCGACGCCGTCGGCGCGGAGCGGGCGGAGACCGTCCCGCTGCGCGAGCTGGGGCTGCTGCACCCGCGTGAGCACGGCACCGCGGTCGGAGAGCTCAGCCTCGGCCAGCGGCGGCGGCTGGCGCTGGCCGTCGCCGTCGCCGACGCCCCGGACCTGCTGCTGCTCGACGAGCCGACCAACCACGTCTCGCTGCGGCTGGCCGGGGAGCTGGAGTCGGCGCTCGGCACTGCGCCGGGGACCGTCGTCGTCACCTCGCACGACCGGTGGCTGCGCCGGCGCTGGGAGGGGCCGCACCTCGCCGTCGGCGGGTGA
- a CDS encoding LON peptidase substrate-binding domain-containing protein translates to MLPLFPLGTVLMPGAALPLHIFEPRYRQLTVDLLTGAVPDREFGVVAVREGHSPDRSGASGMHAVGCTAVLIDARRLPDGRYDVVTRGARRFRLLDLDTDSHSYLSGEVEFLPDDTGDEADPRLVAMLERSARAAHREYCDTAWRTGDWSEPADDTPTADLAHLLAGDCLLPLGDRQLLLEQTSAVQRLREIRRLLARERGLLETLRAVPAPLGSFSDEHSPN, encoded by the coding sequence ATGCTCCCGCTGTTCCCGTTGGGGACGGTGCTGATGCCGGGTGCGGCGCTTCCCCTCCACATCTTCGAGCCCCGCTACCGCCAGCTCACCGTCGACCTCCTCACCGGTGCCGTCCCCGACCGCGAGTTCGGTGTCGTCGCGGTGCGCGAGGGCCATTCGCCGGACCGCTCCGGGGCCTCCGGGATGCACGCCGTCGGCTGCACGGCGGTGCTCATCGACGCCCGCCGGCTGCCCGACGGCCGCTACGACGTCGTCACCCGCGGGGCCCGCCGCTTCCGGCTGCTCGACCTCGACACGGACTCGCACTCCTACCTCAGCGGCGAGGTCGAGTTCCTGCCCGACGACACCGGCGACGAGGCCGACCCGCGGCTGGTGGCGATGCTGGAGCGTTCCGCCCGCGCGGCGCACCGCGAGTACTGCGACACCGCGTGGCGGACCGGTGACTGGTCCGAGCCCGCCGACGACACCCCCACCGCCGACCTCGCGCACCTGCTGGCCGGGGACTGCCTGCTGCCCCTGGGCGACCGCCAGCTCCTGCTGGAGCAGACCAGCGCGGTGCAGCGGCTCCGGGAGATCCGCCGGCTGCTCGCCCGCGAGCGCGGCCTGCTGGAGACCCTGCGGGCGGTGCCCGCGCCGCTCGGGTCGTTCTCCGACGAGCACAGCCCGAACTGA
- a CDS encoding NUDIX hydrolase, whose amino-acid sequence MTPPPALHEVLAVVLRIREGRAGALLWQRALDPDAGRWALPGGTLGPDEDVETSVRRQLAEKVDVREVAHVEQLSVFSDPARVSGKRRIATAFLGLVPSDADPELPGDTAWHDVEDLPATAFDHAAIVAAGRDRLRAKLSYTNLGFALAPAEFTISALREHYVAALGHEVSATNLQRVLTRRGLLEPTGEVVPSGRSGGRPAAVFRFTDRGMRVTDAFAVLRPPARPGGPREGVLP is encoded by the coding sequence GTGACACCGCCACCCGCCCTGCACGAGGTCCTCGCCGTCGTGCTCAGGATCCGGGAGGGCCGGGCGGGCGCCCTGCTCTGGCAGCGGGCCCTGGACCCGGACGCCGGACGCTGGGCACTGCCCGGCGGCACCCTGGGTCCCGACGAGGACGTCGAGACCTCCGTGCGCCGCCAGCTCGCCGAGAAGGTCGACGTCCGCGAGGTCGCCCACGTCGAGCAGCTGTCGGTCTTCTCCGACCCGGCCCGCGTGTCCGGGAAGCGCCGCATCGCCACCGCGTTCCTCGGCCTGGTCCCCTCCGACGCGGACCCCGAGCTGCCCGGGGACACCGCGTGGCACGACGTCGAGGACCTGCCCGCGACCGCGTTCGACCACGCCGCGATCGTCGCGGCGGGGCGGGACCGCCTGCGCGCCAAGCTGTCCTACACCAACCTCGGGTTCGCGCTCGCCCCCGCGGAGTTCACGATCTCGGCGCTGCGCGAGCACTACGTCGCCGCGCTGGGCCACGAGGTGTCGGCGACGAACCTGCAGCGGGTCCTCACCCGTCGCGGCCTGCTGGAGCCCACCGGGGAGGTCGTCCCGTCGGGCCGTTCCGGCGGCCGCCCGGCCGCGGTGTTCCGGTTCACCGACCGCGGGATGCGGGTCACCGACGCGTTCGCCGTGCTCCGGCCACCTGCGCGACCCGGCGGGCCCCGCGAGGGCGTACTACCGTGA
- the nadA gene encoding quinolinate synthase NadA, producing the protein MTGTLTAPGRTGTDPGWADEVRALARERDAVLLAHNYQLPEIQDVADHVGDSLALSRIAAESHASTIVFCGVHFMAETAKILSPDKTVLIPDARAGCSLADSITADQLREWKAEHPGAVVVSYVNTTAAVKAETDICCTSSNAVEVVDSIPRDREVLFLPDQFLGAHVRRTLERENMHVWAGECHVHAGINGKQLTERAAAHPGADLFVHPECGCATSALYLAGTGAVPQEQVRILSTGGMIDAARATGATEVLVATEVGMLHQLRLAAPEIEFRAVNENASCPYMKMITAEALLRSVREGTDEVHVDPDLAARGRAAVQRMIEIGQPGGGE; encoded by the coding sequence ATGACCGGAACGCTGACGGCACCCGGCCGCACGGGGACCGACCCCGGCTGGGCCGACGAGGTGCGTGCGCTGGCCCGCGAGCGGGACGCGGTCCTGCTGGCGCACAACTACCAGCTGCCCGAGATCCAGGACGTCGCCGACCACGTGGGGGACTCGCTCGCGCTGTCCCGGATCGCGGCCGAGTCCCACGCGTCGACGATCGTGTTCTGCGGCGTGCACTTCATGGCCGAGACCGCCAAGATCCTCAGCCCGGACAAGACCGTGCTGATCCCCGACGCGCGGGCCGGCTGCTCGCTGGCCGACTCGATCACCGCCGACCAGCTGCGGGAGTGGAAGGCCGAGCACCCCGGCGCCGTCGTCGTCTCCTACGTCAACACCACCGCCGCGGTGAAGGCCGAGACCGACATCTGCTGCACCTCCTCCAACGCCGTCGAGGTCGTCGACTCGATCCCGCGCGACCGCGAGGTGCTGTTCCTGCCCGACCAGTTCCTCGGCGCGCACGTCCGCCGCACGCTGGAGCGGGAGAACATGCACGTCTGGGCCGGGGAGTGCCACGTGCACGCCGGCATCAACGGCAAGCAGCTCACCGAGCGGGCCGCCGCGCACCCGGGCGCCGACCTGTTCGTGCACCCCGAGTGCGGCTGCGCCACCTCGGCGCTCTACCTGGCGGGCACCGGCGCGGTGCCGCAGGAGCAGGTCAGGATCCTCTCCACCGGCGGCATGATCGACGCCGCGCGGGCGACCGGCGCGACCGAGGTGCTGGTCGCGACCGAGGTCGGGATGCTGCACCAGCTGCGCCTGGCCGCCCCGGAGATCGAGTTCCGCGCGGTGAACGAGAACGCGTCCTGCCCCTACATGAAGATGATCACCGCCGAGGCGCTGCTGCGGTCGGTCCGCGAGGGCACCGACGAGGTGCACGTCGACCCCGACCTCGCCGCCCGCGGCCGCGCCGCCGTGCAGCGGATGATCGAGATCGGTCAGCCGGGAGGTGGGGAGTGA
- a CDS encoding L-aspartate oxidase produces the protein MTARGVSWEAGADLVVVGSGVAGLTAALDASAAGLRVVVVTKDGIDEGATRWAQGGVAVVLGDVAGDSLGAHVADTLAAGGGLNDADAVDVIVRGGPGAVRRLRERGALFDARGARLDRTREGGHSAFRVVHAGGDATGAEVERALVAATREAGVTVLDGHVADDALRDVTGRVVGLSVLAGDGGAETGVLRAPAVLLATGGYGQLYSSTTNPATSTGDGVAIALRAGATAADLEFVQFHPTVLWTGPAVGRRPLVTEAVRGEGAVLRDRAGHAFMAGVHPLADLAPRDVVAAAITRHAAETGSECAWLDATGLAGFATRFPTVFASCREAGIDPRTEPIPVNPAAHYACGGVVTDTWGRTGVPGLYAAGEVARTGLHGANRLASNSLLEGLVVGERVVRAVCEDRAAAGPALLTAPVEPAPALPVADRATLQRALSRHAAIGRDATGLAAASDAVEAATVVGVPVGRAGVEDAALTLLAQAVLAAAGTRRESRGCHVRTDFPDRDDVHQASSLRVRLDAAGRPVVVADALVGAA, from the coding sequence GTGACGGCGCGGGGGGTGAGCTGGGAGGCCGGCGCCGACCTGGTCGTCGTCGGGTCCGGGGTGGCCGGGCTGACCGCCGCACTGGACGCCTCCGCCGCGGGGCTGCGCGTCGTGGTGGTCACCAAGGACGGCATCGACGAGGGCGCCACCCGCTGGGCGCAGGGCGGGGTGGCCGTCGTGCTCGGCGACGTCGCGGGGGACTCGCTCGGCGCGCACGTCGCGGACACCCTGGCCGCGGGCGGCGGGCTCAACGACGCCGACGCGGTCGACGTGATCGTGCGCGGCGGGCCCGGCGCCGTGCGGCGGCTGCGCGAGCGCGGCGCCCTGTTCGACGCGCGCGGCGCCCGCCTGGACCGCACCCGCGAGGGCGGGCACTCGGCGTTCCGGGTGGTGCATGCGGGCGGCGACGCCACCGGCGCCGAGGTCGAGCGGGCGCTGGTCGCGGCGACCCGGGAGGCGGGCGTCACCGTGCTCGACGGGCACGTGGCCGACGACGCGCTGCGCGACGTGACCGGCCGGGTCGTCGGGCTCTCCGTCCTGGCCGGGGACGGCGGTGCGGAGACGGGCGTGCTGCGCGCCCCCGCGGTCCTGCTGGCCACCGGTGGGTACGGGCAGCTCTACTCCTCGACGACCAACCCGGCGACCTCCACCGGCGACGGCGTCGCGATCGCGCTGCGTGCCGGGGCGACGGCGGCCGACCTGGAGTTCGTGCAGTTCCACCCGACCGTGCTCTGGACCGGCCCGGCGGTCGGGCGCCGCCCGCTGGTCACCGAGGCCGTCCGCGGCGAGGGCGCGGTCCTGCGCGACCGGGCCGGGCACGCGTTCATGGCCGGGGTGCACCCGCTGGCCGACCTCGCCCCGCGCGACGTCGTCGCGGCGGCGATCACCCGGCACGCCGCCGAGACCGGCAGCGAGTGCGCCTGGCTCGACGCGACCGGTCTGGCGGGCTTCGCCACCCGGTTCCCGACCGTGTTCGCCTCCTGCCGGGAGGCGGGCATCGACCCGCGGACCGAGCCGATCCCGGTGAACCCGGCGGCGCACTACGCCTGCGGCGGCGTCGTCACCGACACCTGGGGCCGCACCGGCGTCCCGGGGCTGTACGCGGCGGGCGAGGTCGCCCGCACCGGGCTGCACGGGGCCAACAGGCTCGCGTCGAACTCGCTGCTGGAGGGGCTGGTCGTGGGGGAGCGGGTGGTCCGCGCGGTCTGCGAGGACCGGGCCGCGGCCGGGCCCGCGCTGCTCACCGCGCCGGTCGAGCCCGCCCCGGCGCTGCCGGTCGCGGACCGCGCGACCCTGCAGCGCGCCCTGTCGCGCCACGCCGCCATCGGACGGGACGCGACCGGGCTGGCCGCCGCGTCCGACGCGGTCGAGGCCGCCACCGTCGTCGGTGTCCCGGTGGGCCGCGCGGGGGTGGAGGACGCGGCGCTGACCCTGCTGGCGCAGGCGGTGCTGGCCGCGGCGGGGACCCGGCGCGAGTCGCGGGGCTGCCACGTGCGCACCGATTTCCCGGACCGCGACGACGTGCACCAGGCGTCGTCGCTGCGGGTGCGCCTCGACGCGGCCGGCCGGCCGGTGGTCGTCGCCGACGCCCTGGTGGGTGCGGCATGA
- the nadC gene encoding carboxylating nicotinate-nucleotide diphosphorylase — protein sequence MTRVAAGVGGATGIGAPDAADLRRVVRTALEEDLRYGPDATSAATVPADAVALASFTPRADGVLAGAPAARAVLDEVLGAGGYAVLAEAADGDRLTAGAPALTVRAPVRGLLTAERTALNLLTHLSGVATATRAWVDAVAGTGARIRDTRKTLPGLRLLEKYAVRCGGGVNHRLGLGDAVLVKDNHVAAAGSVSAALTAARELAPDLPCEVEVDSLDQLDEVLALGAELVLLDNFTVAQTAEAVRRRGAGPTLLESSGGLSLDVARDYAATGVDFLAVGGLTHSVTALDLGLDLVPGS from the coding sequence ATGACCCGGGTCGCCGCCGGGGTCGGCGGGGCCACCGGCATCGGGGCCCCGGACGCGGCGGACCTGCGGCGCGTGGTGCGCACGGCGCTGGAGGAGGACCTGCGCTACGGCCCGGACGCGACGTCGGCGGCCACCGTCCCCGCCGACGCCGTGGCCCTCGCCTCGTTCACCCCGCGCGCCGACGGCGTGCTCGCCGGGGCCCCGGCCGCGCGCGCCGTGCTCGACGAGGTGCTGGGGGCGGGCGGCTATGCGGTGCTCGCCGAGGCCGCCGACGGTGACCGGCTCACCGCCGGCGCCCCGGCACTCACCGTGCGGGCCCCCGTGCGTGGGCTGCTCACCGCCGAGCGCACGGCGCTGAACCTGCTCACCCACCTGTCCGGGGTCGCGACGGCCACCCGCGCCTGGGTGGACGCCGTCGCGGGCACCGGCGCCCGGATCCGGGACACCCGCAAGACCCTGCCGGGCCTGCGGCTGCTGGAGAAGTACGCCGTGCGGTGCGGCGGCGGGGTGAACCACCGGCTCGGCCTGGGCGACGCGGTGCTGGTCAAGGACAACCACGTCGCCGCCGCGGGGTCGGTGTCCGCCGCACTGACCGCGGCCCGGGAGCTGGCGCCGGATCTGCCGTGCGAGGTGGAGGTCGACTCGCTCGACCAGCTCGACGAGGTCCTCGCACTCGGCGCCGAGCTGGTCCTGCTCGACAACTTCACCGTCGCGCAGACCGCCGAGGCGGTGCGCCGGCGCGGCGCCGGACCGACGCTGCTGGAGTCCTCGGGCGGGCTGTCGCTCGACGTCGCGCGGGACTACGCGGCGACCGGGGTGGATTTCCTGGCCGTGGGCGGGCTGACCCACTCGGTGACCGCGCTGGACCTGGGGCTGGACCTCGTTCCCGGATCCTGA
- a CDS encoding winged helix DNA-binding domain-containing protein has protein sequence MTRHVSDAERRARLVTRHRLAPHTRTDDVVAISDDLVALHSTDPVSVYLSAAARMATPSLAPVAAALHEDRTLLRHHAMRRTLWVFSRAHAALAHHAATVDVAAVQRRDLLRQLAADGVDDPQAWYAEAADRVLTLLREHGPTPARAVGVALPDLAARRVTLPGGGTQPAHGRVLLVLGFEGRVLRGEPVGTWVNGQYRWAAADDWVPGGIGAPPPATADDGVRRAAAAGLARAHLRAFGPATRDDLRWWAGWTVATTRTALADVGAVEVGLDDGGTGHLLPDDLDPVADPGPSVALLPSLDPTTMGWKARGWYLDPAHAPLLFDRNGNGGPAVWVDGAVAGTWVQRPDGAVVTRLFGDVDPAARRAVDDAAERLRALLGGARVSARFPAPVQSELLAGP, from the coding sequence GTGACCCGCCACGTGAGCGACGCCGAACGCCGGGCCCGGCTGGTGACCCGGCACCGGCTCGCCCCGCACACCCGCACCGACGACGTCGTCGCGATCAGCGACGACCTGGTCGCGCTGCACTCCACCGACCCGGTCTCGGTGTACCTGTCGGCGGCGGCCCGGATGGCGACGCCGTCGCTGGCGCCGGTCGCGGCGGCGCTGCACGAGGACCGGACCCTGCTGCGCCACCACGCGATGCGCCGCACGCTGTGGGTGTTCAGTCGTGCCCACGCCGCCCTGGCCCACCACGCGGCCACCGTGGACGTCGCCGCGGTGCAGCGCCGTGACCTGCTGCGGCAGCTCGCGGCGGACGGCGTCGACGACCCGCAGGCCTGGTACGCCGAGGCCGCCGACCGGGTGCTGACGCTGCTGCGCGAGCACGGCCCGACCCCGGCCCGCGCGGTCGGCGTCGCGCTGCCCGACCTCGCCGCCCGGCGGGTCACGCTGCCCGGCGGCGGGACCCAGCCCGCGCACGGCCGGGTGCTGCTGGTGCTCGGCTTCGAGGGGCGGGTGCTGCGCGGCGAGCCGGTCGGGACCTGGGTCAACGGGCAGTACCGGTGGGCCGCCGCCGACGACTGGGTGCCCGGCGGCATCGGCGCTCCCCCGCCCGCCACCGCCGACGACGGCGTGCGCCGCGCCGCGGCGGCCGGGCTGGCCCGTGCCCACCTGCGCGCGTTCGGCCCGGCCACCCGCGACGACCTGCGGTGGTGGGCCGGCTGGACGGTCGCCACCACCCGCACCGCGCTGGCCGACGTCGGCGCCGTCGAGGTCGGGCTCGACGACGGCGGCACCGGTCACCTGCTCCCCGACGACCTCGACCCGGTCGCCGACCCCGGGCCGTCGGTGGCGCTGCTGCCGAGCCTGGACCCGACGACGATGGGATGGAAGGCCCGCGGCTGGTACCTCGACCCGGCGCACGCACCGCTGCTGTTCGACCGCAACGGCAACGGCGGCCCCGCGGTCTGGGTGGACGGCGCCGTCGCCGGGACCTGGGTGCAGCGGCCCGACGGCGCCGTCGTGACCCGGCTGTTCGGCGACGTCGACCCAGCCGCCCGCCGGGCGGTCGACGACGCCGCGGAGCGCCTGCGGGCGTTGCTGGGCGGGGCGCGGGTCTCCGCCCGCTTCCCGGCCCCGGTGCAGTCGGAGCTGCTGGCCGGGCCGTGA